The Phoenix dactylifera cultivar Barhee BC4 chromosome 9, palm_55x_up_171113_PBpolish2nd_filt_p, whole genome shotgun sequence genome window below encodes:
- the LOC103710135 gene encoding protein ROS1C-like isoform X1, which translates to MDGSGEDQHQRQQDLEKQGPWVLPTPFSEKKTLISDNGQGIPARNSISPELGSVPPAGGGSSSSGSRGFGIPELYSSTSATSCSTASVHSYNASAHTIPVINPTAGFSQIPFGAFAQIGPDNKLSFSPNHFLVNGKVLMISSFSDKDAKYPQNGLSAPFLPNLNFLPAEAACMSIPMAPAKGKEIQGSAHGELDGFVELNSKESNLETEALQSSVEENNNNVSLKFLAPVTPDKRVQDCIPPQVINLVGQESIIGENNQELRDQRSNCNSSMPTTGTKQGSCTQQGVERHTQTWSAPSQQLESGKDEHRNDQGLSSKSTRRQKTRRKRYMPKVFQEGKPAKTPRPVTPKPVTPMQVRKHENQTSKRSYVQKKKSLNSSDTPPHTKRENDDISSAEGTSADPRVVNGIKPVKRRLNFESEGGAANVNLESTMSNAQPRRRGRPRCTPTSSRSRSMPKLSQGMEVVVENSPGCMVFDLHHSLNQMLQGYTILPKIPNSPPQSSKRGPSKETLKHFTGNANIVSNPICGLQPKLKLAKKQVNRNGQADSILIEDNDKAGTKRDYSHLDSSQTGWTLSRDAHFMQASKEINQASRCDETSSHSSYSQKMHKRMRTEKLDFEYPQFMQHCSKEFASADAQKSLISDKTQSPECTLTFGPTKRPTKKRSKIPVRARKLTSTATIIDCNQLLPTPEKPPEACIEALFADSCMRMKRKKRTRKAQAHLVKIMSLNADHESKVEPCIYSSLEQKSVGSTASREDFQEKNLHHLQIIPVQQYPISNHVQEPPYTCPMSQAIVPYIINMNDVIWKVQELDIDAGQVHSAAEPQNALVPYGGSMIVPFERPFDTSKKQRARAKVELDDETHRVWKLLMGKECSDEVEGSDEDKEKRWEEERRVFHGRVDLFIARMRLVQGERCFSPWKGSVVDSVVGVFLTQNVSDHLSSSAFIALAARFPLRTRSNNADPNAENMNRTEKQDGSNLASDAANCQEKGFCPDVCDQGPVEIRDAENNVKESEMGSTNESIRCNTRGNKVDDSKVIGLDIHVREPEIGFGTPHYRIDTLVAVTGSTESEDRQSLEDVVSSQNSVTSPGISLDYLIQTTDLVGSTSGLYSGANLFNGSTSNGLGNTALLEENVCMADTTQKQEMDKHGNDRVLSEENCSEYNKEAHEGGENIAKTTYGLNNLKSACRSISYAPDCHLKCSEHNTSGVPSVPSATSPSDNLNFRSVGMENINVVREENISNLLFTASETIKTNNIKHCNLSSENTTNSAGEQSALLSKITEAVDSCACISRYSLQSPTCSRENQDRVNVQQEDFPNENAQHVFDDQAQIPYIQEHQTCLNSCNNERETLGAAKTVESNSKDEVCSSQNVPTETAKSTLRAKKAKVETERPETFDWDSLRRQAYCNGYQRERSSERMDSLDWEAVRCADVNEISEAIRERGMNNVLAGRIKDFLNRLVKDHGSIDLEWLRDIPPDKAKDYLLSIRGLGLKSVECIRLLALHHLAFPVDTNVGRICVRLGWVPLQPLPESLQLHLLELYPMMATIQKFLWPRLCKLDQETLYELHYQMITFGKVFCTKSKPNCNACPMRGECKHFASAFASARLALPGPEEKNIVSSTTPLAFRNDNIHISNPALLLQPEASNFSQGVTANNCEPIIEEPASPEPAHMENLETDIDDVFYEDPDVIPTIKLNFEEFKRNLQNYIQDYRIEDQEGDMSKAIVAITEKAASIPMPKLKNVSRLRTEHQVYVIPDSHPILEGLEQRQPDDQYPYLLTIWTPGETAVSTEPPETCCNSQDTGELCDNKTCFACSCRQEEQAQTIRGTILIPCRTAMRGRFPLNGTYFQKNEVFADHETSISPIHVPRKWIWNLPRQTVYFGTSVTSIFRGLTTEEIQQCFKRGNICVRGFERETRAPRPLSARLHFPASRAPKNKKTPVKEAKK; encoded by the exons ATGGATGGTAGTGGAGAAGATCAGCATCAACGGCAGCAAGATTTGGAGAAGCAGGGCCCCTGGGTTCTGCCTACGCCTTTCTCTGAGAAAAAGACCCTCATCTCAGACAATGGCCAGGGGATTCCTGCCCGCAATTCAATCTCTCCTGAACTAGGCAGTGTCCCTCCCGCCGGTGGAGGAAGTTCGAGCTCCGGTTCAAGAGGTTTCGGCATTCCAGAACTCTATAGCTCAACGTCTGCTACTTCATGTTCCACAGCTTCTGTTCACAGTTACAATGCCAGTGCGCACACAATACCCGTGATCAATCCAACGGCAGGTTTTTCACAAATACCCTTCGGAGCGTTTGCTCAGATAGGTCCTGACAATAAGCTATCCTTCTCGCCGAATCACTTTCTGGTAAATGGGAAAGTCTTGATGATTTCAAGTTTCTCTGACAAGGATGCTAAATATCCTCAGA ATGGTCTTTCTGCTCCATTTCTTCCAAATCTTAATTTCCTGCCAGCGGAAGCAGCATGCATGAGCATACCAATGGCACCAGCCAAGGGTaaagaaatacaaggttctgcaCATGGTGAACTGGATGGTTTCGTTGAGTTAAACAGTAAGGAGAGCAACCTGGAGACCGAAGCACTGCAATCCTCAGTAGAGGAGAATAACAACAATGTTTCCTTAAAATTTTTAGCACCTGTAACCCCAGATAAGAGAGTGCAAGATTGTATTCCTCCACAGGTGATTAATTTGGTTGGTCAAGAGTCAATTATTGGGGAAAATAATCAGGAGCTACGTGATCAACGCTCAAACTGCAATTCCTCAATGCCAACAACTGGAACCAAGCAAGGCTCTTGTACACAACAGGGAGTCGAACGGCATACACAAACATGGTCGGCTCCTTCTCAACAATTGGAATCTGGAAAGGATGAGCATAGGAATGATCAAGGATTAAGCTCGAAAAGCACACGAAGGCAGAAGACAAGAAGGAAAAGATACATGCCAAAGGTTTTTCAAGAGGGAAAGCCAGCAAAAACCCCGCGGCCGGTAACTCCAAAGCCTGTTACCCCCATGCAAGTCAGGAAACATGAAAATCAGACCAGTAAGAGGAGTTATGTCCAGAAGAAGAAAAGCCTAAATTCTTCAGACACACCCCCACATACTAAAAGAGAAAATGATGACATATCAAGTGCAGAAGGAACAAGTGCTGATCCGCGTgttgtaaatggaatcaaaccAGTCAAGCGGAGGTTGAATTTTGAATCTGAAGGTGGAGCAGCAAATGTAaacctagaatcaacaatgtccAATGCACAACCTCGGCGTAGAGGGAGACCTAGATGCACTCCTACTAGCTCCAGAAGTAGATCAATGCCAAAGCTCAGCCAAGGAATGGAAGTGGTGGTGGAAAATTCACCAGGTTGTATGGTATTTGATCTCCATCATTCACTAAACCAAATGCTGCAAGGCTACACAATATTGCCAAAAATTCCAAACTCGCCACCTCAGTCTTCTAAAAGGGGACCATCCAAAGAAACTTTGAAGCATTTTACTGGTAATGCAAATATTGTGAGTAACCCCATTTGTGGTCTACAACCAAAACTGAAACTGGCCAAGAAGCAGGTAAATCGAAATGGACAGGCAGATTCAATTTTAATAGAGGACAATGACAAGGCAGGAACAAAACGTGACTACAGTCATCTTGATAGTTCTCAAACCGGTTGGACACTTTCAAGAGATGCCCACTTCATGCAGGCCAGTAAGGAGATAAATCAGGCTAGCAGATGTGATGAAACAAGCAGCCACAGTTCATACTCCCAAAAGATGCATAAAAGGATGAGGACAGAGAAGCTGGATTTTGAATATCCTCAATTTATGCAACATTGTTCCAAAGAGTTTGCATCTGCAGATGCACAAAAGTCACTGATATCAGATAAAACACAATCTCCAGAGTGCACATTGACATTTGGCCCTACCAAAAGACCGACAAAGAAGAGATCAAAGATACCAGTCCGAGCCCGTAAATTAACTTCTACTGCTACCATCATAGACTGCAATCAACTATTGCCAACTCCTGAAAAGCCACCTGAAGCATGCATTGAAGCCTTGTTTGCAGACAGCTGTATGaggatgaaaagaaaaaagcgCACAAGAAAGGCACAAGCTCATCTTGTCAAGATCATGTCCTTAAATGCGGATCATGAAAGTAAGGTTGAGCCATGCATTTACAGTTCTCTGGAGCAAAAATCTGTTGGATCAACTGCATCAAGAGAAGATTTTCAAGAAAAGaatttgcatcatcttcaaatCATTCCCGTACAACAATACCCGATTAGCAACCATGTTCAAGAACCGCCCTACACGTGCCCAATGTCTCAAGCAATTGTTccatacataattaatatgaatgatgTTATTTGGAAGGTACAGGAACTGGACATAGATGCGGGGCAGGTGCACAGTGCAGCTGAACCACAAAATGCTCTTGTTCCTTATGGTGGCAGTATGATTGTTCCATTTGAGAGGCCCTTTGATACCAGCAAGAAACAGCGTGCACGGGCTAAGGTTGAATTGGATGATGAGACACATAGGGTATGGAAGCTTTTGATGGGGAAGGAATGCAGTGATGAAGTTGAAGGATCAGATGAGGATAAAGAGAAACGGTGGGAAGAAGAAAGGCGAGTTTTTCATGGCCGTGTGGATTTGTTCATTGCACGCATGCGTCTTGTCCAAG gGGAAAGATGCTTCTCTCCATGGAAAGGATCGGTAGTTGATTCTGTGGTAGGCGTATTTCTTACTCAGAATGTTTCAGACCATCTTTCGAG CTCTGCCTTCATAGCCCTTGCTGCAAGATTTCCTCTTCGGACAAGGAGTAACAATGCAGAtcccaatgcagaaaatatgaaCAGAACAGAAAAGCAAGATGGAAGCAATCTTGCTTCTGATGCTGCCAATTGTCAAGAAAAAGGGTTCTGTCCGGATGTGTGCGACCAGGGTCCTGTGGAGATCCGTGATGCTGAAAATAATGTGAAAGAAAGTGAAATGGGTAGcactaatgaatcaataagatgcAATACTAGAGGTAACAAGGTAGATGATTCAAAAGTTATAGGTTTGGACATCCACGTAAGAGAGCCAGAGATAGGTTTTGGAACACCACACTACAGAATAGACACCTTGGTTGCAGTAACAGGAAGCACAGAATCAGAAGATAGACAGTCCCTCGAGGACGTAGTTTCATCTCAAAACTCTGTTACTTCACCTGGAATCTCTTTAGACTACCTAATTCAGACAACTGATCTAGTAGGATCAACTTCGGGGTTATACTCTGGAGCCAATTTATTCAATGGAAGTACATCGAATGGTCTGGGGAATACTGCATTACTTGAGGAGAATGTGTGCATGGCAGATACTACCCAAAAACAGGAAATGGACAAGCATGGCAATGACAGAGTTCTGTCAGAAGAAAATTGTAGTGAATATAATAAGGAGGCACATGAAGGGGGTgaaaatattgcaaagactaCTTATGGGTTAAATAATCTCAAAAGTGCTTGCAGATCAATTAGTTATGCACCTGACTGCCATCTCAAATGTTCAGAACATAATACAAGTGGTGTGCCTTCTGTTCCTTCTGCAACTTCTCCTTCTGACAACTTGAATTTCAGGTCAGTGGGCATGGAGAATATCAATGTTGTAAGAGAAGAAAACATTTCAAACTTGCtatttactgcctctgagaCCATCAAGACTAATAACATCAAACACTGTAACCTTTCATCAGAAAATACAACTAATTCTGCAGGCGAGCAATCAGCATTGCTCTCTAAAATAACAGAAGCAGTTGATTCATGTGCATGCATAAGCAGATATTCCTTGCAATCACCAACTTGCTCAAGGGAAAATCAAGATAGAGTTAACGTTCAGCAGGAAGATTTCCCAAATGAAAATGCTCAACATGTATTTGATGATCAAGCTCAAATACCATACATCCAGGAGCATCAAACATGTTTGAACTCATGTAATAATGAAAGGGAAACTTTAGGGGCTGCCAAGAcagttgaatctaattcaaaagATGAAGTTTGCAGTTCCCAAAATGTTCCAACAGAAACAGCCAAAAGCACATTAAGAGCAAAGAAGGCAAAAGTTGAGACTGAAAGGCCAGAGACTTTTGACTGGGATAGCTTGCGAAGACAGGCATATTGCAATGGTTatcagagagagagaagcagTGAGAGAATGGACTCACTGGACTGGGAAGCAGTTAGGTGTGCAGATGTAAATGAAATTTCTGAAGCCATTCGTGAGCGAGGAATGAACAATGTTCTGGCTGGGCGAATTAAG GATTTCCTTAACCGTTTGGTTAAAGATCATGGAAGCATCGACCTTGAATGGCTAAGGGATATTCCACCAGACAAAGCAAA GGATTACCTCCTAAGCATACgaggattaggactgaaaagcGTTGAATGTATTCGCCTTTTGGCACTTCATCATCTAGCTTTCCCA GTTGACACAAATGTTGGTCGCATATGTGTAAGGTTGGGATGGGTACCACTTCAACCCCTTCCTGAGTCCCTTCAGTTGCATCTTCTAGAACT GTATCCTATGATGGCAACAATTCAGAAGTTCCTTTGGCCCCGGCTGTGTAAACTTGATCAAGAAACACT GTATGAGCTACACTATCAAATGATTACTTTTGGAAAG GTATTCTGTACAAAAAGCAAGCCAAATTGTAATGCATGCCCAATGAGAGGAGAATGCAAACACTTTGCAAGTGCCTTTGCAAG TGCAAGACTTGCACTCCCAGGACCAGAGGAAAAAAACATAGTGAGCTCAACAACTCCCCTTGCCTTCAGAAATGACAATATTCACATTTCTAATCCAGCACTCCTACTTCAACCTGAGGCAAGCAATTTCTCACAAGGGGTTACTGCTAATAATTGTGAGCCTATCATCGAGGAGCCAGCAAGTCCAGAACCAGCACATATGGAAAATCTTGAAACAGACATTGATGATGTATTTTATGAAGATCCTGATGTAATTCCTACAATCAAGCTCAACTTTGAGGAGTTCAAAAGGAACTTGCAGAATTATATACAAGATTATAGGATAGAGGACCAAGAAGGTGACATGAGTAAGGCTATAGTGGCTATCACTGAAAAGGCTGCTTCAATCCCTATGCCTAAGCTAAAGAATGTGAGCCGCCTCCGAACAGAGCATCAAGT ATATGTTATTCCAGATTCACACCCTATATTGGAAGGG CTCGAACAAAGACAGCCTGACGATCAATATCCCTACCTCCTCACTATATGGACTCCAG GTGAAACTGCAGTATCAACTGAGCCACCAGAAACATGTTGCAACTCTCAAGACACAGGTGAACTGTGTGACAATAAGACATGCTTTGCTTGCAGTTGTAGACAAGAAGAACAGGCTCAAACAATCAGAGGCACAATTTTG
- the LOC103710135 gene encoding protein ROS1C-like isoform X2, giving the protein MDGSGEDQHQRQQDLEKQGPWVLPTPFSEKKTLISDNGQGIPARNSISPELGSVPPAGGGSSSSGSRGFGIPELYSSTSATSCSTASVHSYNASAHTIPVINPTAGFSQIPFGAFAQIGPDNKLSFSPNHFLVNGKVLMISSFSDKDAKYPQNGLSAPFLPNLNFLPAEAACMSIPMAPAKGKEIQGSAHGELDGFVELNSKESNLETEALQSSVEENNNNVSLKFLAPVTPDKRVQDCIPPQVINLVGQESIIGENNQELRDQRSNCNSSMPTTGTKQGSCTQQGVERHTQTWSAPSQQLESGKDEHRNDQGLSSKSTRRQKTRRKRYMPKVFQEGKPAKTPRPVTPKPVTPMQVRKHENQTSKRSYVQKKKSLNSSDTPPHTKRENDDISSAEGTSADPRVVNGIKPVKRRLNFESEGGAANVNLESTMSNAQPRRRGRPRCTPTSSRSRSMPKLSQGMEVVVENSPGCMVFDLHHSLNQMLQGYTILPKIPNSPPQSSKRGPSKETLKHFTGNANIVSNPICGLQPKLKLAKKQVNRNGQADSILIEDNDKAGTKRDYSHLDSSQTGWTLSRDAHFMQASKEINQASRCDETSSHSSYSQKMHKRMRTEKLDFEYPQFMQHCSKEFASADAQKSLISDKTQSPECTLTFGPTKRPTKKRSKIPVRARKLTSTATIIDCNQLLPTPEKPPEACIEALFADSCMRMKRKKRTRKAQAHLVKIMSLNADHESKVEPCIYSSLEQKSVGSTASREDFQEKNLHHLQIIPVQQYPISNHVQEPPYTCPMSQAIVPYIINMNDVIWKVQELDIDAGQVHSAAEPQNALVPYGGSMIVPFERPFDTSKKQRARAKVELDDETHRVWKLLMGKECSDEVEGSDEDKEKRWEEERRVFHGRVDLFIARMRLVQGERCFSPWKGSVVDSVVGVFLTQNVSDHLSSSAFIALAARFPLRTRSNNADPNAENMNRTEKQDGSNLASDAANCQEKGFCPDVCDQGPVEIRDAENNVKESEMGSTNESIRCNTRGNKVDDSKVIGLDIHVREPEIGFGTPHYRIDTLVAVTGSTESEDRQSLEDVVSSQNSVTSPGISLDYLIQTTDLVGSTSGLYSGANLFNGSTSNGLGNTALLEENVCMADTTQKQEMDKHGNDRVLSEENCSEYNKEAHEGGENIAKTTYGLNNLKSACRSISYAPDCHLKCSEHNTSGVPSVPSATSPSDNLNFRSVGMENINVVREENISNLLFTASETIKTNNIKHCNLSSENTTNSAGEQSALLSKITEAVDSCACISRYSLQSPTCSRENQDRVNVQQEDFPNENAQHVFDDQAQIPYIQEHQTCLNSCNNERETLGAAKTVESNSKDEVCSSQNVPTETAKSTLRAKKAKVETERPETFDWDSLRRQAYCNGYQRERSSERMDSLDWEAVRCADVNEISEAIRERGMNNVLAGRIKDFLNRLVKDHGSIDLEWLRDIPPDKAKDYLLSIRGLGLKSVECIRLLALHHLAFPVDTNVGRICVRLGWVPLQPLPESLQLHLLELYPMMATIQKFLWPRLCKLDQETLYELHIHDY; this is encoded by the exons ATGGATGGTAGTGGAGAAGATCAGCATCAACGGCAGCAAGATTTGGAGAAGCAGGGCCCCTGGGTTCTGCCTACGCCTTTCTCTGAGAAAAAGACCCTCATCTCAGACAATGGCCAGGGGATTCCTGCCCGCAATTCAATCTCTCCTGAACTAGGCAGTGTCCCTCCCGCCGGTGGAGGAAGTTCGAGCTCCGGTTCAAGAGGTTTCGGCATTCCAGAACTCTATAGCTCAACGTCTGCTACTTCATGTTCCACAGCTTCTGTTCACAGTTACAATGCCAGTGCGCACACAATACCCGTGATCAATCCAACGGCAGGTTTTTCACAAATACCCTTCGGAGCGTTTGCTCAGATAGGTCCTGACAATAAGCTATCCTTCTCGCCGAATCACTTTCTGGTAAATGGGAAAGTCTTGATGATTTCAAGTTTCTCTGACAAGGATGCTAAATATCCTCAGA ATGGTCTTTCTGCTCCATTTCTTCCAAATCTTAATTTCCTGCCAGCGGAAGCAGCATGCATGAGCATACCAATGGCACCAGCCAAGGGTaaagaaatacaaggttctgcaCATGGTGAACTGGATGGTTTCGTTGAGTTAAACAGTAAGGAGAGCAACCTGGAGACCGAAGCACTGCAATCCTCAGTAGAGGAGAATAACAACAATGTTTCCTTAAAATTTTTAGCACCTGTAACCCCAGATAAGAGAGTGCAAGATTGTATTCCTCCACAGGTGATTAATTTGGTTGGTCAAGAGTCAATTATTGGGGAAAATAATCAGGAGCTACGTGATCAACGCTCAAACTGCAATTCCTCAATGCCAACAACTGGAACCAAGCAAGGCTCTTGTACACAACAGGGAGTCGAACGGCATACACAAACATGGTCGGCTCCTTCTCAACAATTGGAATCTGGAAAGGATGAGCATAGGAATGATCAAGGATTAAGCTCGAAAAGCACACGAAGGCAGAAGACAAGAAGGAAAAGATACATGCCAAAGGTTTTTCAAGAGGGAAAGCCAGCAAAAACCCCGCGGCCGGTAACTCCAAAGCCTGTTACCCCCATGCAAGTCAGGAAACATGAAAATCAGACCAGTAAGAGGAGTTATGTCCAGAAGAAGAAAAGCCTAAATTCTTCAGACACACCCCCACATACTAAAAGAGAAAATGATGACATATCAAGTGCAGAAGGAACAAGTGCTGATCCGCGTgttgtaaatggaatcaaaccAGTCAAGCGGAGGTTGAATTTTGAATCTGAAGGTGGAGCAGCAAATGTAaacctagaatcaacaatgtccAATGCACAACCTCGGCGTAGAGGGAGACCTAGATGCACTCCTACTAGCTCCAGAAGTAGATCAATGCCAAAGCTCAGCCAAGGAATGGAAGTGGTGGTGGAAAATTCACCAGGTTGTATGGTATTTGATCTCCATCATTCACTAAACCAAATGCTGCAAGGCTACACAATATTGCCAAAAATTCCAAACTCGCCACCTCAGTCTTCTAAAAGGGGACCATCCAAAGAAACTTTGAAGCATTTTACTGGTAATGCAAATATTGTGAGTAACCCCATTTGTGGTCTACAACCAAAACTGAAACTGGCCAAGAAGCAGGTAAATCGAAATGGACAGGCAGATTCAATTTTAATAGAGGACAATGACAAGGCAGGAACAAAACGTGACTACAGTCATCTTGATAGTTCTCAAACCGGTTGGACACTTTCAAGAGATGCCCACTTCATGCAGGCCAGTAAGGAGATAAATCAGGCTAGCAGATGTGATGAAACAAGCAGCCACAGTTCATACTCCCAAAAGATGCATAAAAGGATGAGGACAGAGAAGCTGGATTTTGAATATCCTCAATTTATGCAACATTGTTCCAAAGAGTTTGCATCTGCAGATGCACAAAAGTCACTGATATCAGATAAAACACAATCTCCAGAGTGCACATTGACATTTGGCCCTACCAAAAGACCGACAAAGAAGAGATCAAAGATACCAGTCCGAGCCCGTAAATTAACTTCTACTGCTACCATCATAGACTGCAATCAACTATTGCCAACTCCTGAAAAGCCACCTGAAGCATGCATTGAAGCCTTGTTTGCAGACAGCTGTATGaggatgaaaagaaaaaagcgCACAAGAAAGGCACAAGCTCATCTTGTCAAGATCATGTCCTTAAATGCGGATCATGAAAGTAAGGTTGAGCCATGCATTTACAGTTCTCTGGAGCAAAAATCTGTTGGATCAACTGCATCAAGAGAAGATTTTCAAGAAAAGaatttgcatcatcttcaaatCATTCCCGTACAACAATACCCGATTAGCAACCATGTTCAAGAACCGCCCTACACGTGCCCAATGTCTCAAGCAATTGTTccatacataattaatatgaatgatgTTATTTGGAAGGTACAGGAACTGGACATAGATGCGGGGCAGGTGCACAGTGCAGCTGAACCACAAAATGCTCTTGTTCCTTATGGTGGCAGTATGATTGTTCCATTTGAGAGGCCCTTTGATACCAGCAAGAAACAGCGTGCACGGGCTAAGGTTGAATTGGATGATGAGACACATAGGGTATGGAAGCTTTTGATGGGGAAGGAATGCAGTGATGAAGTTGAAGGATCAGATGAGGATAAAGAGAAACGGTGGGAAGAAGAAAGGCGAGTTTTTCATGGCCGTGTGGATTTGTTCATTGCACGCATGCGTCTTGTCCAAG gGGAAAGATGCTTCTCTCCATGGAAAGGATCGGTAGTTGATTCTGTGGTAGGCGTATTTCTTACTCAGAATGTTTCAGACCATCTTTCGAG CTCTGCCTTCATAGCCCTTGCTGCAAGATTTCCTCTTCGGACAAGGAGTAACAATGCAGAtcccaatgcagaaaatatgaaCAGAACAGAAAAGCAAGATGGAAGCAATCTTGCTTCTGATGCTGCCAATTGTCAAGAAAAAGGGTTCTGTCCGGATGTGTGCGACCAGGGTCCTGTGGAGATCCGTGATGCTGAAAATAATGTGAAAGAAAGTGAAATGGGTAGcactaatgaatcaataagatgcAATACTAGAGGTAACAAGGTAGATGATTCAAAAGTTATAGGTTTGGACATCCACGTAAGAGAGCCAGAGATAGGTTTTGGAACACCACACTACAGAATAGACACCTTGGTTGCAGTAACAGGAAGCACAGAATCAGAAGATAGACAGTCCCTCGAGGACGTAGTTTCATCTCAAAACTCTGTTACTTCACCTGGAATCTCTTTAGACTACCTAATTCAGACAACTGATCTAGTAGGATCAACTTCGGGGTTATACTCTGGAGCCAATTTATTCAATGGAAGTACATCGAATGGTCTGGGGAATACTGCATTACTTGAGGAGAATGTGTGCATGGCAGATACTACCCAAAAACAGGAAATGGACAAGCATGGCAATGACAGAGTTCTGTCAGAAGAAAATTGTAGTGAATATAATAAGGAGGCACATGAAGGGGGTgaaaatattgcaaagactaCTTATGGGTTAAATAATCTCAAAAGTGCTTGCAGATCAATTAGTTATGCACCTGACTGCCATCTCAAATGTTCAGAACATAATACAAGTGGTGTGCCTTCTGTTCCTTCTGCAACTTCTCCTTCTGACAACTTGAATTTCAGGTCAGTGGGCATGGAGAATATCAATGTTGTAAGAGAAGAAAACATTTCAAACTTGCtatttactgcctctgagaCCATCAAGACTAATAACATCAAACACTGTAACCTTTCATCAGAAAATACAACTAATTCTGCAGGCGAGCAATCAGCATTGCTCTCTAAAATAACAGAAGCAGTTGATTCATGTGCATGCATAAGCAGATATTCCTTGCAATCACCAACTTGCTCAAGGGAAAATCAAGATAGAGTTAACGTTCAGCAGGAAGATTTCCCAAATGAAAATGCTCAACATGTATTTGATGATCAAGCTCAAATACCATACATCCAGGAGCATCAAACATGTTTGAACTCATGTAATAATGAAAGGGAAACTTTAGGGGCTGCCAAGAcagttgaatctaattcaaaagATGAAGTTTGCAGTTCCCAAAATGTTCCAACAGAAACAGCCAAAAGCACATTAAGAGCAAAGAAGGCAAAAGTTGAGACTGAAAGGCCAGAGACTTTTGACTGGGATAGCTTGCGAAGACAGGCATATTGCAATGGTTatcagagagagagaagcagTGAGAGAATGGACTCACTGGACTGGGAAGCAGTTAGGTGTGCAGATGTAAATGAAATTTCTGAAGCCATTCGTGAGCGAGGAATGAACAATGTTCTGGCTGGGCGAATTAAG GATTTCCTTAACCGTTTGGTTAAAGATCATGGAAGCATCGACCTTGAATGGCTAAGGGATATTCCACCAGACAAAGCAAA GGATTACCTCCTAAGCATACgaggattaggactgaaaagcGTTGAATGTATTCGCCTTTTGGCACTTCATCATCTAGCTTTCCCA GTTGACACAAATGTTGGTCGCATATGTGTAAGGTTGGGATGGGTACCACTTCAACCCCTTCCTGAGTCCCTTCAGTTGCATCTTCTAGAACT GTATCCTATGATGGCAACAATTCAGAAGTTCCTTTGGCCCCGGCTGTGTAAACTTGATCAAGAAACACT GTATGAGCTACATATACATGATTACTAA